In one Choloepus didactylus isolate mChoDid1 chromosome 1, mChoDid1.pri, whole genome shotgun sequence genomic region, the following are encoded:
- the SUCNR1 gene encoding succinate receptor 1 has product MAGNATCKSWLAAKAALEKYYLPIFYGSEFIIGLLGNTVVVFGYLFCLKNWNSSNIYLFNLSISDLAFLCTLPMLMRSYSNGKWMYGNDLCISNRYVLHANLYTSILFLMFISIDRYLLIKYPFREHLLQKKEFAILISLAIWVLVTVELLPILPLINPVVTHNGTSCNDYANSGDPRNSFIYSMCLTFLGFLVPLFVMCFFYFKIALFLKERNRQISTALPLEKPLNLIIMAVVIFSVLFTPYHIMRNVRIASRLGSHKLPQCTEVVINSLYIMTRPWAFLNSVINPVFYFLVGDHFREMLTNKLNKLRQHFKFITSFRR; this is encoded by the exons ATG gCAGGGAATGCAACTTGCaaaagctggctggctgccaAGGCTGCCCTGGAAAAGTACTATCTTCCCATTTTTTATGGGTCTGAATTCATCATTGGACTCCTTGGGAATACTGTGGTTGTTTTTGGCTATCTTTTCTGTCTGAAGAACTGGAATAGCAGTAATATTTATCTCTTTAACCTCTCCATCTCTGACTTGGCTTTTTTGTGCACCCTTCCAATGCTGATGAGAAGTTACTCAAATGGAAAATGGATGTATGGAAACGATCTCTGCATAAGCAATCGATATGTGCTTCATGCCAACCTCTACACCAGCATTCTTTTCCTCATGTTTATCAGTATTGACCGATACCTGCTCATAAAGTATCCTTTCCGGGAACATCTTCTGCAAAAGAAGGAGTTTGCTATTTTAATCTCTTTGGCCATTTGGGTTTTGGTAACCGTAGAGCTCCTGCCCATACTTCCCCTTATAAACCCTGTTGTGACACATAATGGCACCAGCTGCAATGATTATGCCAATTCTGGGGACCCCAGAAACAGCTTCATTTACAGCATGTGTCTGACATTCTTGGGATTCCTCGTTCCTCTTTTTGTGATGTGCTTCTTTTATTTCAAGATTGCTCTCTTCCTAAAAGAGAGGAACAGGCAGATTTCCACTGCTCTGCCCCTTGAAAAGCCTCTCAACCTCATCATCATGGCAGTGGTGATCTTCTCTGTGCTCTTCACTCCCTACCACATCATGAGGAATGTAAGGATTGCTTCACGCCTGGGGAGCCATAAGCTGCCTCAGTGTACTGAAGTCGTCATCAACTCCTTATACATCATGACTCGACCTTGGGCCTTCCTGAACAGTGTCATCAACCCTGTCTTCTACTTCCTTGTGGGAGATCACTTCAGGGAAATGTTGACAAATAAACTGAATAAACTGAGGCAGCACTTCAAATTCATTACATCCTTTAGAAGATGA